The following are encoded together in the Juglans microcarpa x Juglans regia isolate MS1-56 chromosome 2D, Jm3101_v1.0, whole genome shotgun sequence genome:
- the LOC121249270 gene encoding G-type lectin S-receptor-like serine/threonine-protein kinase LECRK1: MWFSTTFTPLNPCVCILLTFPVESRSRGRITQREQFCDDGNHLASSSSGNGYAVGIFVAGIRQKTEVWTANRDNPPVPGDVKLHFISNGRLVLQTAQGMETGIAGNTEGVAAASMLDTEFRPPTNTFLPGQRLTTDEVLLSSRSDTDHSIGIFRLIMQQDGWLAMYPVGTPVELEYGYWGAGVSGEGTDVTLNFDADGRLYLLNGTGISIVNITTGNPTKGILTAQTKPIYCLTLDPDGILRHYSHNMDQNCVWNVTWSDPKDVCDPKGLCGINAFCDQDAGCECLPGFKRVNQDSWASGCERNFDSKSCKSNEAVTGYTMEAELHTEWHNDSYSILTSSTQDACGEACLGDCNCEAALYKDGECRKQSLPLKFVRRNLSDSSVALIKVGTSPISPDPGVPKVIKKKNRVDILIIGVSLLSFACIILAVSGIVVYKYRVWLYRNISNAL; this comes from the exons ATGTGGTTTTCCACAACATTCACCCCACTCAATCCTTGCGTCTGCATTCTTTTGACTTTTCCAGTTGAAAGCAGATCCAGAGGAAGAATAACGCAGAGAGAACAATTCTGTGACGATGGCAACCATCTggcctcttcttcttct GGCAACGGCTATGCTGTAGGAATATTTGTTGCCGGGATTCGACAGAAGACTGAGGTCTGGACAGCCAACAGAGACAATCCTCCAGTTCCTGGTGATGTTAAATTGCACTTCATAAGCAATGGACGGCTGGTTCTGCAGACGGCACAAGGCATGGAGACGGGAATCGCCGGTAATACCGAAGGTGTAGCAGCGGCATCGATGCTGGATACGG AGTTTCGACCACCAACCAACACCTTCTTACCAGGTCAGAGGCTCACGACCGACGAAGTGCTGCTTTCCAGTCGTTCGGACACCGACCACTCAATAGGCATTTTTCGTCTCATAATGCAACAAGATGGCTGGCTGGCGATGTACCCCGTTGGAACCCCAGTCGAACTTGAGTATGGTTATTGGGGAGCTGGTGTTTCTGGAGAAGGAACTGATGTGACACTGAATTTTGATGCTGATGGTCGCCTCTACTTGCTCAATGGCACCGGCATATCAATAGTGAACATTACAACGGGAAATCCAACAAAAG GTATTTTGACTGCCCAAACCAAGCCAATCTACTGTTTGACACTTGACCCAGACGGGATCTTGCGTCATTACTCGCACAACATGGATCAGAATTGTGTTTGGAATGTCACATGGTCAGATCCAAAAGACGTGTGTGACCCTAAGGGTCTCTGTGGCATCAATGCATTTTGCGATCAAGATGCTGGTTGCGAATGTCTACCCGGATTCAAACGTGTTAACCAAGACAGTTGGGCTTCAGGCTGTGAAAGAAATTTCGATTCTAAAAGTTGCAAAAGCAATGAGGCAGTTACTGGATATACCATGGAAGCAGAGCTTCATACCGAATGGCATAACGATAGCTATTCAATCCTAACATCTTCAACCCAAGACGCCTGTGGAGAAGCATGTTTGGGGGACTGTAACTGTGAAGCTGCGCTGTACAAAGACGGGGAGTGCAGAAAACAAAGTCTTCCTTTGAAATTTGTAAGAAGAAATCTGAGTGACTCAAGCGTAGCCCTCATCAAGGTAGGTACGTCTCCAATCTCTCCGGATCCAGGAGTGCCGAAAGTGATCAAAAAGAAGAATCGAGTGGACATTCTGATTATTGGCGTTTCATTGCTTTCATTTGCATGCATTATCTTGGCAGTTTCTGGAATTGTAGTTTACAAATATCGTGTTTGGCTGTATAGAAACATATCTAACGCTCTTTGA